A single window of Liolophura sinensis isolate JHLJ2023 chromosome 6, CUHK_Ljap_v2, whole genome shotgun sequence DNA harbors:
- the LOC135466445 gene encoding proline-rich transmembrane protein 1-like yields the protein MSEKTGDQPPPYGTETGYKGDDQGTPSQLPPGYSTPGQGYSGQGYSGQGYSGPSAPPGYPPAPQGYGQQYGYTTAAYTTAGYNTVVQPGVMQTQAAPPDHFCLAVFVTLCCFWPTGILAIMKASDARSSVARGDMTTAHSQARSAKQMINVSIGIGIASIILVAIIVGVYVGVILHNLDFD from the exons ATGTCTGAGAAAACTGGAG ATCAGCCGCCGCCATATGGCACAGAAACTGGTTACAAAGGGGATGATCAGGGAACCCCATCACAATTGCCCCCTGGGTATTCTACTCCAGGTCAGGGATATTCGGGTCAGGGATATTCGGGTCAGGGATATTCAGGCCCATCAGCCCCTCCAGGATATCCCCCTGCACCCCAGGGCTATGGGCAGCAATATGGATACACCACAGCAGCGTACACCACAGCTGGATACAACACGGTGGTACAGCCAGGGGTCATG CAGACACAGGCTGCCCCTCCAGACCACTTCTGCCTGGCTGTGTTTGTCACACTTTGCTGTTTCTGGCCTACTGGAATATTGGCCATCATGAAGGCTAGTGAT GCGCGGTCTTCAGTTGCCCGTGGTGATATGACTACTGCCCACTCTCAAGCCCGCTCCGCCAAGCAGATGATTAATGTCAGCATTGGCATCGGCATTGCCAGCATCATCTTGGTGGCCATTATCGTTGGAGTCTATGTTGGGGTTATTCTGCATAACCTCGACTTTGACTGA
- the LOC135469107 gene encoding uncharacterized protein LOC135469107 — MSRMLSTCENVSRAADLLEDKLHLCPGDRPPIVKTDLSLPDGQKKLAFFLENVMTKQECDAYIKKTEKMGYKRALLTIGKDTQVLRKDIRNSYRCVWDSEEQANILWQRIEPYIPTDFNSRWKPLGLNKRLRFLRYDPGEYFKPHYDGFFEAENGDRSFITAQLYLNEGFEGGSTTFLSTSGNDSQARPLVPRTGSVLIFQHNIFHEGSILVKGRKYAMRTDVMFTPVKLPDDA; from the exons ATGTCAAGGATGTTGTCGACCTGTGAGAATGTTTCTCGTGCAGCGGATCTGTTAGAAGACAAGCTACATCTGTGTCCCGGTGACAGGCCTCCCATCGTTAAGACAGACCTCAGCTTACCCGATGGGCAGAAGAAACTGGCATTTTTCCTAGAAAATGTCATGACAAAACAG GAATGCGACGCTTACATCAAAAAGACAGAGAAGATGGGATACAAGCGGGCCTTACTAACTATAGGAAAAGACAC ACAAGTTCTTCGGAAGGACATACGAAACAGCTACCGATGTGTTTGGGACTCCGAGGAGCAGGCAAACATCTTATGGCAGAGAATTGAACCATACATCCCTACAGACTTTAACAGTCGCTGGAAACCCTTGGGGTTGAATAAAAG ATTACGATTTCTACGCTACGATCCCGGGGAATACTTCAAACCTCATTATGACGGTTTCTTCGAAGCAGAAAACGGGGACAGAAGCTTCATTACCGCACAGTTATATCTGAATGAG GGTTTTGAAGGTGGAAGCACGACTTTCCTGAGCACGTCGGGCAATGATTCCCAAGCACGTCCTCTTGTTCCCAGAACAG GCAGCGTTTTGATTTTCCAGCACAACATATTCCACGAGGGATCCATTCTTGTGAAGGGGAGAAAGTACGCTATGAGGACAGATGTTATGTTCACACCTGTAAAACTGCCCGATGATGCGTGA